The DNA sequence GCTTGAATGAGGATCTGACTTGCTTgccttttacacatgcatcacacactttgTGATCCTTAAAACTTGACTTGGGCAAACCACGAATCAGGTCCTTCCTAACCAATTTGTTCAGCAACGTGAAGCTTGCATGACCCAACCTCCTATGCCAtaattcagcatcatcatcaatagCACTTAGACAGTTGAGATCACCATTCTGCAGAGACTCAAAATCAGCAATatagatatttttgtatcttttgtCTATTAGCACCACCTCACCAGTCACTATGTTTGTGACTGTACAtatttttgacacaaattccacctTGTTTCCCTTGTCACAGATCTGAGAAACACTTAGCAAGTTGTACTTCAACCCCTTCACGTAGTACACATTTTCGATTGAGTGTGAGATAGACTTcccaatccttccaactcccagaatgtatcaTTTCTTGCCATTTCCAACGGATACACTCCCTCCTTGTAGGGCTTTAAGTGAAATGAAATCATTTATACTTtcagtcatgtgctttgagcagccactatccatgtaatATTGTAGGTTGCTTCCTTTCACTGTTCCCTGCACAAGAAAATCAGGAGTTAGGCATCATGCATTTTTTatatgagggaccaggttctctaccattagttacttttcagcgaaaactttatttttctgttgtGACTGAAATCTGGCcttacagttttctttaaagtgcCCAGTGTTGCCACAATGAGTGCAAAGCCAATTATCATGTACAATAACatacttgctatgagggttgtaGGGAATATTTTCCCTTTGGAACCCAATCCCCTGCATGTTTCCCCCATTGTTGGTATACATGGCAGTGATAGCATCAGAAGACCAggtccacttgagtgatttttcaagatcactCTTCACTCTTCCTAGTTCTTCATGAAGTTGtttgtttttctcaagctcagcaCACATACTAGACTTCACTGAATTTAACTCactttcaagcttaatgtgtgtCTCGCTTGCAACTTCTTTTCCCTTTTAAGAATTTTCAGTCCTACTCTCTATTTTAGGTTCTCCAATTGTATCCTTCGAGTCCACTACCACCAGtaataggtcatctctctcatACTTAATGTTAGCAACTCTCTCATCTAAGGCATCCTTCTCTTTCTTCAGGTTCTCAATTGTTTcttttaaatcaacaacaacgatTACTAGGTCATCTCTGGTTTGTTCTGCTTCTCCTAACTCCACAGTTAAAGCatctttatcatttataagactgtgataagcatcaattaacaCATTTTCCAAATACATGAGTTTTTTGGGAGAATAAGATTTCAGATTTCTCTGAACATCCAGAAAATTTACcctcatcatcgtcgtcatctttatcatcatcagactgagccaccaaggcaaagattgagtcaTACTCAGCTGCTTCACTTTCCACTGCCATCATTGAACTATCACCGTGATCATGTTTTTCTTCAGATTTGCTggaggagtctccccatgcagTAAGAGCTTGCTTTACAATTGTCAGCGGCATTCTTTCTCTTAAAGCGTTTATCAGGAGCCAGGTTCCTCTTGGCTGCTTTTTCAAAGTTATTTTTGTGTTGATCTTGCTTTAAGATAGGGCACTCCTTGATGAAGTGTCCTGGCTTGCCACATTTATGACAGAGGTCATAATTTTTTGGCTTGCTAGAGTTTcccctttttggaatgcctccattcCTGCGAACCATCTTCTAAAATATTCTTGTCAAGTAAGCCACATcaccatcctcaccacttgaatcattgttgtatgtcttgaggaccaggttcttctccctttttgggttttcttctttcattgtccttcttcttcttcttcttcttcatttcatatgttttcaaattgccaacaagttcatCTATGGTCAGTGTCTGCAAGTCCTTCACCTCTGTAATGGCATTCACTTTGCTTTCCCAAGAACTAGGCAGAACACTAAGGATTTTCCTGACAAGCTTGTTTCTTGGAATAGTTTCACCAAGAGAGTGGAGCTCATTAATAATGGAGATGAAGCGAGTGTGCATATCTTGGATGGATTCATCACCTTTCATCTTGAAGAGCTCGTATTCAGTTGTGAACATGTCGATCTTGGATTTCTTAACCTGTGTTGTTCCTTCGTGAGTTGTCTGAAGAACCTCCCAGATTTTTTTTGCTGATTGACATGCCGATATCCTATTATATTCATTAGGACCAATGCCAcaaacaagaattttctttgcacgaAAGTTCTTTTCTATGGCCTTTCGATCATCGTCATTGAATTCCTTCCTCATCTTAGGAATGGCAACAACTGGGTCGCCAAGATTCTTGGTGGAAAAAAGGGTCCGTCACATATGACATCCGATAACTCagaatcttcagccatgatgaaCTTGTGCATCCTAGTTTTCCACCATCCGTAATATTGTCCATTGAACCTAGGTGGTCTGTAAGTAGACTGGCCTTCTTCGAAGTTTGGAGGAGCAGCCATGAgaatcctttctaggtgttaacctgatagaaagaacccgctctgataccaattgatagaatatAAGGGTTCACCAAACTCTATAGAGAACCACgttctctatcagttccactAGAACACACGCACTCTGCAGTAAGTAGATGATAGGaggaattttacgtggaaaattctCAGCTTAACAGGATTAAAAACCACAACCTACCCTTGTagaatttcaacttcactactgagcaacttttagattacaacctatgcaacctaggaattaacctctcaatctctcactaacttgtaatactctattacaagacactttgtaataactctattacaaagactttacaactcgactaactctagccaagactcaaacacaaaggtttaaggtttacaaagagtttcctACATAATACTTCTGAACAAGCTAAGTAGGAAATATAATTtaagaactattacaaagttacaactcaactaaggacatacaatgaCTTGTTGTGGGGAACTGGTCTGTAGTAGTGTTGTTCTTTattcttgatgcacttgagagTTGATTGCTTGATAATCAATGACCGTGTGAGAGCTTAAATAATTTCTCTAAGTGAATAAGTGATTTATTTTACCTTCCTTGATGTTAATAATATATTTGTGATATCACTAAGAAAATGTAAGCAAGGTAGGTAAAAGacattccccataaagttgactgttgcactgtttctgcactgtagcgtttgcaggcagcaactttacagttgGGACAATTGACTTGTACTGTTTCCTCTGTTGTTCCTCTGATGCTGAAGAGTTGAAGCATATTCCAAGCTGGAACCTTTTGATCTTAAGGTCTTGAGGATATGTAACTGGTTCCTTATCTGATTCTTGGCAGTAAGTTTGTTATatcatcaaaacataaagcaAGGTAGTTGTAACCTATCATTAAGTATGATGCTGATGTGTTAGAATACCGGGTATATTGTATGGCAAGGTATCTTGTATagaactagtccataaataccgggtattatagcttggactgtattttatcccaaattgtcaaacttcgacgaaacttattttcttcgattcgctttccctctcaccttcacgaatttacttatcacttgtttgaaatagcataatacttataatctcagagtaatctcattcctgaacttacgttgattaacttacgacgaaactttaatgtacgaaaatgggggatgtaacatctcatttccgagctttcaccaatttacttatggcgtactttcacgtacgaaaacatggggtgtaacatcattcccccctttggaacattcgtcctcgaatgttgactgatgctcttatcattttcataacctatgtcttccgaatactttagtactctccttgccatctaggcaactgttctgtgaataaatccaaaggccagggcattcccccctttaggcctctttctcacaccatgacttgtggttggaatccttctaatctcgtaactgttgctaccttctatcatgcagcctgttaTTCTTCTCTCCTTTTCCTCCAGTCTTTAGCCAATttttaggcctcactttgtaaacatatacagagattgacaagatgtccctctgggtatctataggtatactgaagttcttcgctcggtactttgtcgaacttacgaatattgctatatcttatttcatagatccgtttatccatccgtatgactttactataccataactcttaccttggttttattattatcgaggtctgctacccaattcCAAGTTACTCTCTTGCTTCTTATGATATATGTATAAATCCAAGTCCTTCAATGCTTCGTTATTACTATTCATCTAAAGGATGGAATCCTTTTATCCTCTCATACGTTGGAACTTTattcatctattgttgattcaccttaacgttgatccataatctaccactaacaacttgaaacctcttacgtaatacatttcCACTAAGGCTTACGTCTCATTAAGGAATATCTAAAGTGACTTTCCTAATCTACctgggggcgatactatactttcataaccgtatttcatagcatcccaatgtaattcacattacgtgggtattttaatcctgtacaatttatgaaatcattactcaatcgaaggcccaaacatcatccttcatctatcacaattacaccctcattctactaccagggcagcattccatttcttctaaatgctactagtcttagactcctttgagttcattcgggTTATACTGtgttttctataacttagagaaatcattagctctcttgttttcataggCTTAATCCAGAGGACTTATCCATTATTGTCactttctcactcgccctttcttatccttactcatgtcttcctaaaatcTTGTTGcgctaccatactttagcttgcgacctataaatattcatttatactactcgcaaccttcctttaacttgcttgaaccatagatttccttatgtcattctcGAACATCaaacgagacatcacatcgtctctaactcttattTACTCTCTTAATCAGGATTCTCcatacctagaaaccataagcTGGAAGACATGCCACAGACGACACCACTAttattcctggatattgaatccccgcgcTTTTAGCCTTCTATCCAAAGtaaggactattcacaaccttctacatttgagtatctcgtacattatccacatttaccttacttatcttaaagtctcacatcatatcttctatctctttcataacccccttccacataggtataattcacatccataacttgaagctctattataatacttgaacctctggtgcatacacaatccggtgggagtttcatactgacttcttatgaggttggtactcttctaactggctttctcgtagagccgttacagaatatggttgttgtactatctctcttgtacctctgattttaagagtgattctgtaatgttctcaatcacgatttctataattctctgcatccaataatcagactccagatttacttagttgatgtaactctttagttttctcttccttctgatcaacctttatgtaggcttaagatatcttccgatctgcggctcctggtattagttattactttagcctttcatgggcattATGGAATATCCATTATACAATCTTCTGACAATTCAATCAtttgtctatgccctgggctcaattctttcttttaacttatactgaagtcttctacgactgtatgaatgtcaacatatatgatgcatagataatactccgaaatcttaagtgcattcataatgtaactaactctggatcattgaccgaataattcctttcatttcTTCTCAACTttatttaaatgtaagcaattacttttcctggtctttctgccccttgttgcttgcatacttagcttatcttagttcccatgcatgccggaattttcgtgcaactcatatgcttttacttcccgttcattagccatggtaggtgccactttctcataAAGTGCAtgcaatgttgtagtgagactatttttacatgaccattcctttttcaagttactatgcttaggttgaagccttcttccttatttcctcatctagcctttcattgtagtacttagagaggaccctctgactcttgtaaagctgcaagcttattacatcgAATACTAGATGGAATtcttgatgttcgtactcacttataattatccttagttacttatttcctcgcccttgtacttgtagggttgctccaaaactgaagttttgactgtcttcccagtgaggctatcttttatttccataacattcatacagtacctttaactaccccaattcgtatctgaatatttcccaagggtcacgatatcattatctgcgagactggattcactatgttgggggttcactatgtttatcttgcatgatctgttgatttgcCTGTATCcttttgtctagccataactaggctcttcctggatcaactactaactactcgttagcccattctcatatcaatatttcgcgTAATCTTCTTGGGTTatctcctttatcttaacttacatctcacacatgctccttatctatcaataacatcttgggcaggaacccttacttcctctcctttacGTCatatttgcataatgttctggaatcgtagcatatccgtaggatttgaataagtgcaatctcatccctttctcatttttatcgcattattcctttaccattccatagttactagaatcacTTAGTTCTTACGTAATGCAGAATCACTTAGTTCTTACGTAATGCCACATTACTCCATATTACCCCCTTTAGGGGattactaagatttagtgctacgacaatctacctataaatgttttacctcttcatctttggcgtcttttcacatcatcgatgacccttactcgccttgcggtaatccttctgtaccaaggataacaaaattccttactcacaagggtgacacttagtgtaactggcacacatagtcccttaagcttaatttttctcacattgcttgctttacgGAAACGTCTTCCTAAAttacctttaaaggttattcttctgtcgtccattctattatcgccataacacaaatatgaaattctcataatgccgactattatcaaatcaattagtccctaattcatgtttagcttatcttgttcatcagcccatgctgatttcttattactctgggtctaacttttccttttggtagtcgcgttggagtcatgaacttatttcttgaaatgaggatatgactttatggcctatactcttttgttgtctcaaggcctgtcacctctcgtcctttATTTCATTtcactatagactctgtaatactgtcatctttttgatctaccgttgtcatccatgtatcacatcttaatcataatgcttcattgactctcttcttatttcccgctaagatttatgtttatcactttattctaaaaactcgaacaagacattcttttgcttttagctccccttgctccatctactggctcttcaggttgcctaacattctttctctactagggacatgagttacactaagataatatttatcccttccagacttccagtgcctatctttgtagtactcatatctagttgtactattttagagtgcaccatctgggcgtCTCACAAGGAATCTTTATTAGCActtttgcaatatccttcgaaaatgtcagctaacgcaaacaatccattcactattttgggttactctaaccccagccggatcctgatatcctgtccTTCTTCTTAAACTACACTTGTTAGCCCTCacagggcataaatgagatgggtgtggccaattgtacatacctctgttattgttgaaggtaactccaaaggcttatattcctctgcgataatcttcattagttgGGTAGCTTGTAcactttttcatcttgcttcttttacttgctgaaacttgtgtctaccttccgattatcttattcctttttaccgtaagagtggatagacattcttgccttagggacccttatcaagaagtttacatatcttagtacacacatgatctgctgaatacctcatatttatccatcataagaataatgcaaaatttgagttcctatgactcaactcttccacagctacatctcttaccaaccatctttcaggatgtaggcatcatcgtattatgaataagatagagtttattaaattgagttcttacaactgagttttatcacacgatctagagtatgaagaaagagtgacagtcctaaatgccccgtagcctcctgcttataagtgtgatgcacaacacacccataaacaagactctactagacacggcttgtagactccctaggagagaacttctctgataccacttttgtcacgacccaaactgatgggccatgacaggcacccggtaccttactcaaccgagtaccaacgtaacgtatctttcttattacatcatcataggtaagtgggccagaaggggcgtcatgagataaaacagagtaaacataagggaatacccgatatagaatgacccaacctgatatagaaactcatacatgtgacatacgtgCCTATAAGGCTAAtatgatccattatatacttaaaacaaaGGCCGACAAGGctatacaagtatccgtatacataacgtatgtctacaagcctctaagagtacataaatatcataaaggttgggataaagccctgccataccaatcaacacatgtcttaatcatactgaccaatagcaactccggagcaaatggagcacaccaacaccttccgctgagctgatagcctacttgaaggactctcaacctgtctaacgGGATATACGGGCATGAAACAcggcgtccccaagcaaaagagacgttagtacaaatgatgtaccgagtatgtaagaaataaaaattagtaaatattagacatgagagaaacatgaagtaaaagactcgacatgtaagtccgaataactctgtgaatcattaatatttataatttcatgcatatgcatataaacgtcacaccatgcttaggtatatgcgttcataacatcatcaagcctctgaggacatcccatcatatcatctcggccactgtgggcaaatcatcaacgtataccaactgattaggtggtggtgcgtatataatgccataacctttttccatatcccatatacatataatataggcgtatataactccatctggtcatgagtcaatgtacatatataaatgcatgaaatgcataagaaatacgttaataagatttcttggaatgtcataaaatcaatatgcctttcggataaactttatcaaatacgtatttttctaagacccatgaacaaaaaatataataataataattcacatagggaatcaagaatatagacacccctagtacttctatgaatagagtcatttatgaaaattgtgcgtttactcatttcctttgtatcgtatagatcatgccaaaagaaagaagggacaaccttaacatacctgaaccgattctcttgacagtccctctaacacacgttgatTGCGATAAAATATGTAATGGCAGATCAAAGTAGGggtaagtccgtatgatattctttgagaaagattgcaccgtactcccttagaatcgcaaaatcccattactataacattacgtagtctcgtatgatTTTTGTAGCAAAACCACGTTGccaacatctaatattttatgAATGAGTTTTGCTGAAGCCTTCTTTGAACTTTGTAGAGATTCAATAATGAATTAGAGATGTCTCTTTTAATATTTGAGTGTGGTCCCCACTTAGTAAGACTTGGCCATCAATTCATCTAACTTTGCCACCTTGCTTTGTGAATAAAGAGTCATTTGATTGACTATATCTTGTTGCCACGTTGGGGTTCAAGGCTAATCCAAAAGATTTTAACTAATCCTCCACCAACTTTTTAATTAACTTGGTAATCCCCCACTagtccaataattaatcaattttccACGTAATTAAGAATGATCTCAAataacttaaaatactacttacttttaacacaccttatacgccttactatcatggtcatgtggtatcttgtatgacactagtccataaataccgggtattatagcttggaccgtattttatcccaaattatcaaactttgacgaaacttattttcttcgattcgcttaccctctcaccttcacgaatttacttatcacttgtttgaaatagcgtaatacttataatctcaaagtaatctcattcctgaacttacgtcgattaacttatgacgaaactttaacgtacgaaaaagcaggatgtaacatcttatttctgagttttcatcaatttacttatggcgtactttcacgtacgaaaacatagggtgtaacacaAACATCTGGCTTTAGTGAAGTGTCACAAGGACAAACAAGTAGAGCTAATGCTAGGGCAACAAACTCACCTACCAATGATATAAATAGTGGTTATTTTACTGAGGGAAAGGGTAAATGGAGGGCTGCTGATATAGAAGATTTAACTGAGGATGAAGGGGAGTTCTACAACTTTCATCTAGCCACAGATTCAGATTGTGATGAATTTGAGTTAATTCTGAGAGTGAGGATGGTGAATATGAGGGTGTTTCTGGTGGAGATGGTACATATGACTCACTTTATGATGTTGATGAGGATGTTGTTGGAGAGACAAATGATATAAAAGCTGACCTTGTTGTTGCTAGACAGACCAAAATAAATCAGAAGAACTGGAAAGAGAGATCTAATGATGTTAATGTAGATGAGCTACCTAGTGGCCCGGCAGGCATTGACCCTGGATTTGAAGACATTTACAAGGACAAGACTGCTAAATATGCTGGCAAATTGGGAAGGGATGAGCAGTACCTAGACAATTCAGATCCAGAGAGTGAGGATAGTACTGGCGATGATGTAGATGCTTATGCAGATGATGAGGTGCATAACCTTCCTCCAAGAAGATACAGTAGAAAGGTCTACTTTGACCCAAACTGTAAGAAAATTACTTTCCAACTGGGAATGGTCTTTGAAAATGTTAGACAATTTAGATCTGCTTTACAAGACTATGCTGTACAGAGGAGAGTTTAGTTAAAGTTGAGACCAAATGAGAGGAATAGGGTTAGGGCAAGATATTTGAACTCTAGTAGATGGCATATTTTAGGCAGTTTACAAGGCCACACAGAACTTCATTATTAACACATACTACCATGTCTATTCATGCTTCCCAGTCACAAGGAACAAGCTTGCTAACACAACTTGGATAGTTAAACATTACAAAGATAAGATCATTAATCTGCCTGGCATAAAGCTCAAAAAGTTGCGAGAGTTGATAAAGATTAAGTATGGTGTGTATGTAGGAAAAACAATATGTGACAGGGCAAAACAAAAGGTAATAGGTAAGTATTTAGGTGATTACAAAATGGAGTTTGCTAGGATTTATGATTATGCTGACATGATAAGAACTACTAACCCAGGCAACACTGTTATGGTGAGGACTTCAAAAGAAATAGAACCCGGTAAAGAGGTCTTTGTGGGGATATATATTTATTTACATGCTTTGAAAATATGTTGGTTAGAAAGGTGTAGAAGAGTAATTGGATTTGATGGTGCATTTATGAAGGAAGTGTGTAAAGGTGAGCTATTGTCATGCATTGCTAAGGATGGTAATAACCATATGTATCATGTTGCTTGGGCAGTGGTTGAGAAAGAGACCAAGAACAGTTAGTCCTGGTTTTTAGGTGTCTAATGGAGGACTTGAAACTGACAAAATATGAAGGTGAAAGACTAATAATTATGTCTGATATGCAGAAGATATGTGTATTGTTTTAATCTCATTTTTTACTTTAATATTTAAGATTGCATTCGATGAACTCTAATAGTGTATTTTTGTTGTTCAAGTGACTTGTTTAAGTTGTATCTGAATTGATGCCAAATACTGAGCATAGAATGTGTGCAAGGCACATATGGAGCAACTGGAAGAAAACCTGGGGTGGTGAGGAAAGAAGGAAGAAGTTCTGGGGTTGTGCAAGAGCTTCATTTGAAGCATTTTTGAAGGTTAAACTAGATGAGTTGGCAGAATTGGGTGGCAATAAGATAATGGAAGACTTGCTTAGATATCCCAAACAGTCATGGTACATGGCCTTCTTTTTAAAGACTGTAGTAAGTGTGATATTGTGGAGAACAATATGTGTGAGACCTTCAACATTTGGATACTTACTTCTAGGCACAAGTCAATCATAAGAGATCAAAGTGAAGGTAATGGAGAGGATGACTAATATGAGAAAATTAGCTACAAAGTGGATTTCTGATATATCTCCTATGACACTAGGGGTCCATTGAAGAGCAATCTATAAGAGCCACCAAGCATGAATATAAATGGAACGGGGACACTGGATTTGAGATCCAAGATGGAATTTACAAACACACAATTGATTTTGTAAAGAAGGAGTGCACGTGTAGAATGTGGCAGCTGAAAGGCATACCATGCTCCCATACACTTTgtgcaatttttaaaaaaaggtaTGACACTGCTGACTATGTTGAGTATTGGTATAAGAAGAAAACATACCTCAAGGCATTCAGTTGTTACATACAACCTATGACCAACATGGAGATGTGGTCTCCAACTCAAAACCCCAAAGTTGAGCCTCTTGTAATTACTAAGATGTCTGGTAGACCTAAGAAATATAGAAGAAAGGCTCAAGATGAACCTACAAAGAAATTTGGTAAGAGATAAAGAAAGGGGACACCAATGACATGTTCTCATTACAAGACAACAGGGCATAACAAGAAAGGTTGTGCAATTCTAGTAAGAATCAAATACTTCTTATGCTTTAAGTGTTTTTAGTATTTTGCTGAATTTTTATATTCTTGGTGTTTTAGAAAGAGAAAAGTTCGACTGCTGGTGCTGGGAGTAGTACTACAAATGCCCAGGCTACAATAACTGCATC is a window from the Nicotiana tomentosiformis chromosome 10, ASM39032v3, whole genome shotgun sequence genome containing:
- the LOC138899750 gene encoding uncharacterized protein encodes the protein MEFARIYDYADMIRTTNPGNTVMVRTSKEIEPGKEVFVGIYIYLHALKICWLERCRRVIGFDGAFMKEVCKGELLSCIAKDGNNHMYHVAWAVVEKETKNIVSELMPNTEHRMCARHIWSNWKKTWGGEERRKKFWGCARASFEAFLKVKLDELAELGGNKIMEDLLRYPKQSWYMAFFLKTVGSIEEQSIRATKHEYKWNGDTGFEIQDGIYKHTIDFVKKECTCRMWQLKGIPCSHTLCAIFKKRYDTADYVEYWYKKKTYLKAFSCYIQPMTNMEMWSPTQNPKVEPLVITKMSGRPKKYRRKAQDEPTKKFGKR